The sequence CTAGGTGTTAAGCGTAGGCCGACGCCGTTTGCTAAAGCGTTCCGCTACCGGATTTTACAGCCACATTTATGGTTACAAAATTGACAAAAGACATAAGACTCAAAACGATAAATGGGGCCGTCATTTGGCCTTGGGCAACCGCTCACAATACGAAAATGCACACGATCGCCGTACAAGTTTTAAGATAGATAGTGAACATTAAAACCGTGGGTATTAAAACCGTCTGCATAAAAAACGACAAGGAATTGAAATGACGCCGACATCCTCAAAAGCAAGCTTCTTCGCCAGTCTCGACACCAACCTGAACGCTCTGCGCGAGCAAGGACTTTATAAGCCGGAACGCGTTATCAATTCGCGTCAGGGCGCCGAAGTTGTCTGCGACGACGGCCGCACTCTAATCAATCTTTGTGCGAACAATTATCTCGGCCTCTCCGGCGAAGAAAAATTGGTTCAGGCGTCGATTGATGCCACCAAGCAATATGGTTACGGTTTATCCTCGGTACGCTTTATTTGCGGCACGCAAACCGTGCACAAGCAATTGGAGCAAGCCTTGTCTAGATTCCTCGGGATGGAAGACACGATCTTGTACGCGGCGGCATTTGATGCCAACGGCGGCTTGTTCGAGCCATTATTTGACGAGCAAGACGCGATCATCTCAGACACACTGAATCACGCATCAATCATTGATGGCATTCGTCTGTGCAAGGCCGCGCGTTTTCGGTACACCCATAACGACATGACCGATCTCGAAATTCAGTTGCAGGCGGCTGGCGACAAGCGTCATAAGGTCATTGTCACTGACGGTGTATTTTCGATGGATGGCACGATTGCACAGCTCGACAAAATCTGCGATCTGGCTGACAAATACGGCGCACTGGTGATGATCGATGAATGCCACGCGTCGGGCTTCATGGGTTCGACCGGACGCGGTACGCACGAGCATCATCATGTGATGGGTCGGATAGATATCATCACCGGAACGCTCGGTAAAGCACTCGGCGGTGCAATGGGTGGTTTTACCGCTGCACGGCGTGAAGTGATTGAAACATTGCGGCAAAAATCTCGCCCCTATTTGTTTTCCAACACGTTGGCACCATCCATAGCAGGGACCTCGTTGACGGTATTAAATATGCTTTCAAACTCGACCGAGTTACGTGATCGTTTGCAGGCAAACACGGAGCATTTCCGGCGCGAAATCACTCAGTTGGGCTTCACCATCAAACCGGGTACGCATCCGATTGTGCCGGTGATGCTATTCGATGCGCCGATAGCCCAACAATTTGCGCAACGCTTGTATGCATTGGGCATTCTGGTTACCGGCTTTTTCTATCCGGTCGTACCAATGGGCCAGGCGCGGGTGCGCGTACAAATGTCGGCCGCCCACAGCACGCAACAACTCGATCTGGCATTAGCAGCATTTGCGCAAGTCGGCCATGAGCTCGGCCTCTTGAAACATTAAGACGGAAAACAAAATGGAAAAGATTCTGGTCATTGGTGCTAACGGTCAAATTGGCAGCGAGTTAGTGGATGCGCTCGTAGAAAAACATGGTGCCGCCAATATCATCGCGGCCGATATCAGCCCTTCCAGTTCGTATGGCGCGGCTTGCTACGAGCGTCTCGACGTACTCAATAGCAATCTGCTTGCAGAAGTCATCAACCGTTATGAGATTACACAGGTCTACCAATTGGCCGCGATGTTATCGGTCACCGGCGAGCAAGCACCGTTGAAAGCATGGACATTAAATATCAATGGCTTACTCAACATTTTAGAACTGGCGCGGGAACGCAATCAGGTCGGTAAACCTTTACGGATATTTTGGCCATCCTCAATCGCCGCATTTGGGCCAAATACGCCAGCCATCAATACGCCGCAAATGACGATCATGGACCCAACCACCATTTACGGCATCAGTAAACAAGCCGGTGAAAGACTGTGCGAGTACTATTTCAGCAAGTTCGATATTGATGTCCGCAGCATCCGCTATCCGGGTATCATCAGCTTCAAATCGCCTCCCGGCGGGGGCACGACTGACTATGCAATCGCTATTTTTCATGCTGCCAAACGTGCTGAACAATATCAATGTTTTCTTTATCCGGAAACCACCTTGCCGATGATTTATATGCCCGATGCCATTCGGGCTACTATCGAACTGATGGAGGCACCAGCAGCGCAAGTGCGGATACGGTCGGCCTATAATGTGGCTGGATTGAGCTTCAACCCAGCGCAGTTAGCGCAAGCCATCAGGCAACAGTTGCCGCAGTTCGAGATCGTTTATCAACCGGATGATCGACAAGATATCGCCGACAGTTGGCCGCAGAGTCTGGACGATACGCAAGCACGCACCGACTGGA is a genomic window of Glaciimonas sp. CA11.2 containing:
- the kbl gene encoding glycine C-acetyltransferase — encoded protein: MTPTSSKASFFASLDTNLNALREQGLYKPERVINSRQGAEVVCDDGRTLINLCANNYLGLSGEEKLVQASIDATKQYGYGLSSVRFICGTQTVHKQLEQALSRFLGMEDTILYAAAFDANGGLFEPLFDEQDAIISDTLNHASIIDGIRLCKAARFRYTHNDMTDLEIQLQAAGDKRHKVIVTDGVFSMDGTIAQLDKICDLADKYGALVMIDECHASGFMGSTGRGTHEHHHVMGRIDIITGTLGKALGGAMGGFTAARREVIETLRQKSRPYLFSNTLAPSIAGTSLTVLNMLSNSTELRDRLQANTEHFRREITQLGFTIKPGTHPIVPVMLFDAPIAQQFAQRLYALGILVTGFFYPVVPMGQARVRVQMSAAHSTQQLDLALAAFAQVGHELGLLKH
- a CDS encoding NAD-dependent epimerase/dehydratase family protein gives rise to the protein MEKILVIGANGQIGSELVDALVEKHGAANIIAADISPSSSYGAACYERLDVLNSNLLAEVINRYEITQVYQLAAMLSVTGEQAPLKAWTLNINGLLNILELARERNQVGKPLRIFWPSSIAAFGPNTPAINTPQMTIMDPTTIYGISKQAGERLCEYYFSKFDIDVRSIRYPGIISFKSPPGGGTTDYAIAIFHAAKRAEQYQCFLYPETTLPMIYMPDAIRATIELMEAPAAQVRIRSAYNVAGLSFNPAQLAQAIRQQLPQFEIVYQPDDRQDIADSWPQSLDDTQARTDWNWHAEIGLDQMVRDMLENIHAK